ACAATTTTTAAAACGTTTTTGAAACAGCTTACCCATATTCTCAATTTTCCTGCGGAGTCTCTCCCCGTAGATAAATGCATCCTTATAACTCGTATCATTCAAAATAAAGATAAATTCTTCGCCCCCATATCTGCCAACTGAATCGTTGGGCCTTGATGCCTTCTTCATGGTCTCCGCAACGAGTTTTAACACATCATCCCCTATCAAATGGCCGAAAGTATCATTAAATATTTTGAAAAAATCAATATCGACCAGGCCCACCGACAAGGGAATCCCCTCTGCTTTTGCCTTATGAAAGGATTTTTTAAGTGTGTTCTCGATGGCTTCTCGATTGAGAATCTGAGTTAATGAGTCCAAAGTCGCCTTCTCTCTAAACGTCTCAAATATTTTTGCATTTTCTAAAGCCCTGCCCAATTCGCTTGCTACAGCAGTAAGAAAAGACAAATCGTAGGGATGAATAGCATTTTCCGAAACAATATTATCCACACCAATAAGTCCTATTACCTGATTGTCGTTTGTAATGGGTATAATGCCAATTTCCTTTACTTGAAGACCTTGCAATATTTTTAATTCATCAATTGTTGCGCCAGAGATCAGGTAAGGTTTATTGTTGCGAAAACAATCAATAATGCCTCCCGTTAAGGAGGAAAGGGAAATTTGAAAGGAAGAAAGAGGTTTTCCAGTATTTGTTGTGTCCAATACGTTTTTTATTTTCAACACCCGTGAGTTTGTATCTATATGCAATATATATAAACGATCAAAAGAAAAATCCATTTTAATCGCTTCTAGTGTTTTGGTGATGATTTTTTTTGTATCAAGGCTCTGATGAGGACTCGTCAGGCTTTTCTTAATATGCGCCATTGATTCCACCTTTTCTTTAAGCTCTTTTTGTAAATGGTAATACTCTGTATTTATTTTATTCAGGTGTAAGGTTGTACGAAGAAGGTTTTCGCGGAATTCATAGGATGACGGAAAAGTAAAGTTGTAGAATCGAGCAATACTTTCAATATCATGATCCATTTTCGTGAGCAAAGAATGAAAATCTATTGTTTCGATATTTATAATTTTGTCAATTTCTTGTGTGAGAATTGGTTGTCGTTGCGCCTCAAAAGAACCAATGCCCTGGGTCCAGGTAATAAAATCACAAAGCGAAATTATGGAAACGATTAAAGCGTCATTGTTTGATAAGCTCAAATGTTCGAACCGGCAATGGTGGAATTTGACAGCAAGAGTGACCATGTACGGCAGAGACCACAAATGACAGAAATACGCCCCTATGTCATCATGGCTCACACCGACTAACCTTTTCTCCTCATCGATCAATAATCCGTTTGAATTTTTATAATTTACAAGGAAATCACTATATGTTGTCTGTCCATAGGTATCCAGAATGATTTTGCCTATGTCATGCAGCAATCCGGCAACATAAACTTCTTCCGGGTCTGGATACCCAAGAGCTTCCGCCAGTGTTTTGCTGATACATGCTACAGACAGGCAATGTCTCCAAAAAAATAATCTGTTGAAATGTGACGGTTGATTATACTGGATCATCTGTTCAAAGATTGTAACCTCCATTGCCAGTTTACGTATGAAGGAAAATCCCAAATATATTATTGCATCCCTGAGACGGTTAATTTTTTGTTTAGGACCGAAAGCAGCAGAGTTAACAATTTTCAGTACTTTTACCGCTATCGCGGGATCTGTTTCAACAATTTTTTCAAGGTCTTTTATTGATGAAGATTCATTGCTGGTGAGCTTTAATAATTTTACTAATATAATAGGAAATGTGGGTAATTCTTTCACGTCTTTACCCAATGCATTTTCAATGGCCTGCTTTGGGAGAGTAAAGTACTTATTTAGTTTATCTCCGTTTAAATTCATTCTGTTTGTTGAAAAAAATTGGGACCTGATGCAAATTTAATTTTATAACTAAAATTTTCGTTAAGAAGAACCTTTTGCTATTAATTATTATTATTCTGAAAACTTGCAATAATGAAAATATTGACTTCTTCTTTTCAAAAAAAAAGGCCCAAGGCAAATTTTCATCTGCTACTTGGGCCGTTAATATCCTATTTCAAATCAGGCAACCTGGCGATCTTTTCATAAAGACCCATAGTTTTGCGCCCCAACCTCACAGCTGGTTTGCCTTTTCAGATTAGCTTTTCTTTTTTCTTACATCGTTTTCAATTACAAAAAAAAGACCCATGTCTAAAGTAACCTTCAGCGCTTTGGGTCTTACTTTTCCCGATCCATCCAAGCAACCTGGCAATCTTTTTGAAAAGACCCATAGCTTTGCGTCTCAACCTCGCGGTTGGTTTGCCAATAACTTAAAACTAAGTCATTATAACCCTAAATATTAATAATTCAAGAAAATAATCATTCCAGCATTTTAGTGCAGATACGTTTAAAGCCTACTCACCAGAATACCCCCTTCATATCAATCCAAGCCAATGCGCACAAGGTACGGGTAGAGATATGGTATGAACACCTTAGATACTGATTATACTATTAATACAGTCTCAAAAAGATACGTGACAAAATTACGAAAGCCTTTGAAAACAGTGGTAGGGGGGGTGGCGGGATTTGAACCCACGACCTCTTGAACCCCATTTCAAAAAAGGATAGTTTTAATTGTTTTTATAACGAACTGGCTTTGTGTCTGTTACGACTATAATTCTCTATATAACATGACCTTACAACACAGAAAAAATTCTGGTTGTTCCTTTTCATTCCTTCCAATTCCGCCAAATTCGGTCACAATTTGGTCACAGTTTAGTCACAATTCACCAACTTGGAAAAACAGTAAATCACTTCCACTAATAAAAATTTACCATAACAACATTTGACAGTATGTAATATATTTATTACAATGCAACACATGAAACTATTAATGGATGCCGATTGTCTTATTAAATTAACAAAATCAAAATTAAAAGAACTTGTATGCAAGAACTTTACGGTTACAATACCACAGCTTGTAAAAGAAGAAATTGTTTGCAATGACCGAAAACATATTGACGCAGTAATTATTAAGGAAAACATAGAAAGGAAGTTGATAACATTAAACACTATATCTTTATCTTCTAAAAAAGGTGAAGATGCGATTTTTTCCATATTTCAAGAGGGAGGATATGAGGCAATATGCAGCGATGATAAAAGGTTCATTAAAAGATTACGTTTTCTTGATATTCCATACATAACCCCTACCGTATTTATCATTTTATTGTTGGAAAAAGGCAAATTAACAACAAAAGAGGCTCAAAAAAAACTAGATCGTTTATCGTCATTTGTTAGCGATGAAGAATATAATGCCATTAAGGCAATATTAAAAAACTGGAGGAAACAATGAAAACGAAATCCATAAGGGTACCGAAAGATATGATTGATGCTATCGAACTTGTTGAAAAGGAAGAGAAGATAGAGGAATCCACCGCAATGAGAAAGCTGATAAGGATAGGTTTTGAAACATATATAGGAAATCTTTATAAACAAGGCAAGATAACACTGAGGGAGGCCTCTCGATTACTTAATTTAAGCCAGATTGAAACAATAAATCTTTTTTTAGACGCGGGAATAAAGGGGAACCTGGATGCCTCAGATGTTTTGGTTTCACTGAATAGATTTGTACCAAAGTAAGATACTATAGTACCTGAATCCAGCGATAACGCCAAAAAACAAAAAATAAAGCATCAAAACACATGTGAAAAGGGCCTAGTACTTATTTTCGAAAATAAGCTATATTATATAAAGTGATAAATGGGGGATGTTACAGGTTTCCCAACCAGAATATACTATAAAAGAACTAAAGGAACGTATTTATGAAATATGTAGACGAAGTAATTAGCGAACCTGTTGTTTTTAAATGGAAATATAAAATGGATTCTCTTCTGATTTTACAGGCGCATTGCTATGTTATTTAAGAATCGATACACTAGCAACTGCTTAGAAAGCCCAGGAAGTTCGCATACGTCAATCCGGTGTTTCTGTATCCTTTGGAAACGCGCCGAAAGCAATACCTTCCAATACTGGACCGAACAACGAAAACCAGGACCCAGCAATCATGCGGCAGTCTCCTCAGGCCACCCGACCCCAACCGAAAAGACCAATGAGCCGTAGAAGTAAACCTGCTGCTAGGAAATTGTTTTTTCCCATAGGAGTGCCAATTTAACTGATTTATGAAATGAACCCTCCAAACATTTCCTCAAGTATAAAAAAAATACCATACGTTCGTTTCTCTATTGACCGGGGAGGAACCTTTACGGACATCTACGCCGAGATTCCTGAAAAAAATTACTATACAGTTGTCAAATTACTCTCAGAAGACCCACAAAACTATGATGATGCGCCAAGAGAGGGCATTCGCCGTATTCTGGAGGATATAAGCGGACATCCGGTTTCAAACGATGATCTCAATGTGGAAAATATCTCCTGGATACGCATGGGAACAACCATTGCCACAAACGCGCTGCTGGAACGAAAGGGAGAAAGGGTCGCATTGGTCATTACCAGGGGTTTTCGCGATATACTGGAAATTGGCGATCAAAGCCGCCCGAACATTTTTGACTTAAAAATTCGAAAACCTGACTTACTATATGAAACGGTCGTTGAGATAGAAGAACGCATTCGTCCGGCAGGAAAATTTTCAGTAAAAAAACATATCGTTCAAGGCAATACCGGCGACTCTTTTGAAGTAGTAACAAAGCCTGATCCGGAACAGATAAAAAAGCAGCTTTTTAAAATAAAAAAGCTTGGCATTCAAAGTATTGCCATCGTATGCATCCATTCTTATAGCTATCCCGAACATGAATTACTTGTAGGAAGGATTGCAAAAGAAATGGGATTTCCCCATATATCCCTTTCCTCCCAGGTAATGCCAATGGTCAAGATGGTTTCCCGGGGACAGACCACGGTTGTGGACGCCTACCTTACGCCGCATATCCGGAAATATCTGAATAGTTTTCGTTCTGGGTTTTCCGGTCATTTGCAAAACACTCAATTACTCTTTATGCAATCAAACGGCGGATTAAGTCCCGCGGACCAGTTTAAAGGAAGCAATGCCATACTTTCAGGCCCTGCAGGAGGCGTTGTCGGCTACGCAATGACAACATATAAAAAAGAATTGAAACAACCGGTGATAGGGTTCGATATGGGAGGGACTTCAACTGATGTCTCACGATATGCCGGAGAATATGAACTGGCGCATGAAACGGAAACTGCCGGGATAAGCATTCAAGCGCCTCAACTGCGCATTCACACCGTGGCTGCCGGAGGCGGATCACGATTGCTCTTCCGGAACGGCATGTTTCTGGTCGGTCCGGAATCAGCAGGAGCTGACCCGGGACCTGTCTGTTACCGAAAAAACGGGTATCTGACCATTACTGATGCAAGTTTATTACTGGGGCGTTTACAACCAGACTATTTCCCGAAAATTTTCGGGAAAAATGAGGATCTTCCACTTGACAGCAAAGCTACCCGACAAGCCTTTGAAATACTTACAAAAGAAATTAACCGATATTATAAATCGGTAATGAAAGAACCCATGACTTCGGAACAGGCAGCTCAGGGTTTTATTGATGTTGCCAATGCGAATATGGCCCGTGCTATTCAGGAAATTTCCGTGATGCGCGGGTATGACCTTCAGGAGCACATACTCGCAACTTTTGGAGGGGCTGGCGGGCAGCACGCATGCGCAATTGCCAGGAAGCTGGGGATTACTCAAATATTTATTCATCGTTTTTCCGGCATTTTGTCCGCGTACGGAATAGGCCTGGCCGATGTAGTCGTCGAAAGGCAATCTCCTTTAAATGTTCTTTTTTCCACGAAAAATTTTGCATTGTTTCAAAAGAAACTCAATGAACTTTCTGCCTCCGCCACGAAACAACTCCACTCTCAGGGATTTCAGGATGACGACATCGATATTCAACGGTTTCTCAATATGCGTTACCAGGGAACAGACACCAGTTTTATGGTTTTAGAACCGGCGGACAAAAACTTCATAAAGGCATTCCGGGATATCCACCGCCGCGAATTCAACTTTGACCTGCCTTCTCAAAAGATTGTGGTTGATGATCTGCGCGTTCGCGCCACGGGCAAATCACAAAAACCAAGATGCAGACCCATACCGAAGCAAATCCAAAAGGCTCAGCCGGAAGAATATATCCGCTGTTACTTTGAAGACGGCTGGACACAAACCCCCATTTACTTATTGGAAACATTAAAGGCAGGTTGCGAGCTGAAAGGCCCTGCCATCATCTCGAATGCCACTTCTACCATCCTGATAGATCCGGGTTCCCTCGTGAAAATCACGGCCTATGGCGATATTGAAATTACGGTGGCGCGTGTGACAAAACGGGAAATTGGAACAACTATCAATCCGATTCAGTTATCCATATTCAGCAATCTATTCATGTCGATTGCCGAACAGATGGGGCGCGCCCTCCAGCGAACTTCTATTTCAACGAACATAAAGGAACGCCTGGATTTTTCCTGCGCCATTTTTGACCGTCATGGAAACCTGGTTGCAAACGCGCCTCATATTCCGGTGCATCTTGGCTCCATGAGCAAAGCGGTAAAAGAACAAATTCGCAGGAAGGGCCAGAGCTTCAAAAAAGGCGATGTGCTGGTTACCAATCACCCCGGGGCAGGAGGCACTCATCTGCCTGACATTACGGTAATCACCCCTGTCTGGATTGGCAATCAAGTAGTTTTCTATACCGCCTCAAGGGGACATCACGCTGAAATAGGCAGTATTTCCCCCGGATCAATGCCTCCATTTTCCAAAACGCTCTTTGAAGAAGGGGCATGCATAGAATCATTTACCCTGGTCGAGAATGGTATATTTCAGGAAAAAGGCATCCGGCAACTTTTACAGGAAAGCAGGAACATAGAAAACAATCTTTCCGATTTAAAAGCACAAATTTCTGCAAATCAAAAAGGCATTGATCTTTTACAAGACATGGTAGATCATTATTCCTTGAAGGTTGTTCAGGCCTACATGGGACACATCCAGGAAAATGCGGAATCAACTGTCCGGAAAATGCTTAAAGAACTTTCACAAAAAAAAGGCCTACGGGCAATAGACACCATCGAAGCGTCGGAATACATGGATGACCACACACCCATTGTCTTAAGACTAACCATCAACAGAAAAACAGGTTCTGCGCTATTTGACTTCCGGGATACGGGGCCACAGGTTTCAGGCAACTGGAACGCACCCAAAGCTATCACCTATTCAGCAGTTCTCTATGCCTTACGTTGTCTTATTGAAACGGACATCCCTCTTAACCAGGGGTGCTTAAAACCTATCACCATTAAATTAAAAGAAGGCTCCTTGCTCGCGCCTTCGCGTCATGCAGCCGTTGTAGGGGGCAATGTACTCACCTCACAACGGATAACGGATGTAATCCTGAAGGCCTTCGGCGCGGCAGCGGCATCTCAGGGATGCATGAACAACTTCAGCTTTGGCAATGACCATATTGCTTATTATGAAACAATCGGAGGCGGCGCGGGAGCAGGCCCAGGCTGGCACGGTCAATCAGGAGTGCAAACCCATATGACAAATACACGCATAACGGACCCTGAAATTTTAGAACTACGGTTTCCTGTCATGTTGCGGGAATTTTCTCTCCGAAAAAACTCCGGCGGCACGGGAGCCTATCGCGGCGGGAACGGATTGATACGGGAAATAGAAGCCATGGAACCGCTCAACATGGCTATTCTGTCGGAGCGAAGGGTCTTTTCTCCTTACGGGCTTGAAGGCGGCAAAGCAGGCAGCCGAGGACAAAACCTTTTGATCAGGAAAAACGGTCAAATCATTGACCTGGGCGGTAAAAATGAACTCCACGTCAATCCGGGAGACCGTTTTCGTATCATAACACCCGGGGGTGGCGGTTTTGGTAAAAAGGCCTAAAGGCCTAATGCATGAAGAAAAAGAAACAACAGGCAAGTATCCGAATGAAAGCGCATACCTCCCCGAAAAACAATAGAGTTGACCGATACTATTTGATAAAAGGAAAAAAGAATATCGAAGAAAAACTCTTTATTTTACTCCCCGGGCAATGGCAACACTTCCGGTACGGACCAATTCCTTAATCCCATAAGGCCGTAATAAATTCATCATTGCGTTGAGTTTGTCGTCTGTAGCCGCAATCTCAATCACCAGGTCTTTCAGACCAACGTCGACAATCTTTCCGCGAAAGATGTCAACGATCTCGATTATTTCCCCACGCTTTCCAATCGGGCAGTGAACCTTTATCAGCATCAAATCCCGCTCGACAAAAGCTTCATCGCTGAAATCAACAACCTTAATCACGTCAATAATCTTTCCTATCTGTTTTCGCACCTGTTCCAGGATGGCATCATCGCCCCTCACAACTATTGTCATGCGCGAAAGAGTCGGACTGTCCGTTTCTCCGACAGCAAGGCTGTCAATATTAAAGCCTCTTCCACTGATTAAACCGGTAATATGAGCCAGAACGCCAACCTTATTCTCTACGAGCAAAGAAATGACATGTCGCATACGTTATTGCACCATCCCCGAAAAACCAAAAAATGCCAGGGCCATAAGGCCTGTACAGATAAAAGCAATGGGAATTCCCCGCAAGGATTCCGGAACATTCACCACTGCCAGACGCTCACGAATGCCCGACATCAGGAGCATAGCCACGGTAAAACCTATCCCGGCTCCAAAACCCTGAACAACTGCCTTAAAAAAACTCAAATGTTCTGGAGAGTCCGTCGTATTTAACAGGGCCACGCCCAGCACCGCACAATTCGTTGTAATCAGCGGAAGAAAAATACCGAGACTCTCATAAAGCGAAGGCGCCATCTTCCGGAGCATCATTTCAACCAGCTGTACTAATGTTGCAATGACGAGGATATAACTGATGGTCTTCAATACTTCAATAAGCCCTGTTTCCCGCACAGAGGGAAATACCAGAGCGACCAGATTCGCATCGCCAGGCAATAAGACAAAATTATAGACAACCCAGGTAATTGCAGAAGAAAGGGTCATAACAAAGGTGACTGCGGCGCCCATTCCCACGGCAGAGGATGTTTTCTGTGAAACGCCCAGAAAAGGACAAAGACCGAGAAATTTTGATAAAACAAAATTATTAACGAAAACAACGCTTACAATAATTACTGCGATTTCTTTAATCATTTCTCATGCACGCCTTCATGGATTTTTCGCGTTTTCTCAGTTTTCTCCAGTTGAAAAATCCCAACAAGAGCCCTAGCACAATAAAGGCGCCGGGAGCCATAATCATTATCGAAGCAGGATTATATGACGCGGCTACTTTCAAGCCAAAAAGGGTGCCAGCGCCAAGCGCCTCACGTATACCGGAAACAAGACAGAGCGCCAGCGTCCAGCCCAACCCCATACCGGCAGCGTCCAGCAAAGATTTGCCTACCGTATTTTTATAAGCAAAGGATTCGGCACGATAGAGTATTATGCAATTTACCACAATAAGCGGAATAAAGATCCCCAAAGACGCATTTAAATCCGGTGGCAAATATGCCTTCATAAGCAATTCCACAATAGTAACAAAAGCGGCTATGACAACAATAAAACAAGGAATACGAATTTCGCGGGGAATAAGGGACCTGCTGATGGAAACAATACAATTGGAGCAGGTAAGCACAAAAGTTGCGGCAACCCCCATGGCCAGCCCGTTCTTCAGCGATGTGGTCACCGCAAGACTGGGACATAATCCCAATATCAATACAAACAGGGGATTGTATTCAAATATCCCCTTTTTAAACTCTCTTACATTGCCTTGTTTTTCCATCCCTTTATGCCCAAAACCTTTTCACATTACGCAAGGTATTTGTCAATTTCTGCCTGATCAAAACCGTACAGCACCTTTTCACCGTCAACGACAACGATAGGCAGTTTATCGAGAGAATCAACGTCATCGTTTCCTACAAATTTTATTGCCTCTTTCCTGGCATCATCGTCTTTATCAATGTCAAATGAAACATAATCCGCATTCTGTTTGTTCAAGTATGTCAATAGTTGATTACACTTCGGGCAAAACGGGGTACAAAAAACCTTAAATTTATGTGTAGCCATAATTTCCCTCGCTTTTCATAATGAATAATTATTTTTATTTTCTATTTCAAGACACCGCACAGGAAATAAGAGATTCAAGCAAAAAAGACCAGTACAGTCAACGAAAAAACGTTTACAGAGAAGGAGAATGATAGTTTCTTTTGACTTGATTTTTACATTCTGCTAAAATTAAACTCCTTCTGCTATACATAAAAACGGTAACCTTTCAACTGAATAGTTACCATGGATTCAACCCTGGGAGAAAAGAAAAAATGGCTGGAGTAAAACGGGCGCTTATCAGTGTTTCCGATAAAACGGGAATTGTGGAATTTTCAAAAGAATTACAACAGTTAGGAGTAGAAATTATTTCCACAGGCGGAACATTCAAACAACTGTCGGAAAATGGTGTCCGTGTGACGGAGATATCGGAATACACAGGATTTCCTGAAATCATGGACGGGCGCGTCAAAACACTGCACCCGAAGGTACACGGAGGACTTTTAGCTCTCAGACATAACGCATCACACGTTAAACAAATGAATGAATTGGGGATTCTCCCTATTGATATAGTCGTGGTAAACCTGTATCCCTTCGAAAAGACCATTGCGAAAAAGGGCGTAAGCCTGGAAGAAGCAATTGAAAATATTGATATCGGAGGACCTTCCATGATTCGCTCAGCATCGAAGAATTATAAACATGTCATCGTCGTGGTAAATCCCAAACGCTATGAGTTTATCATTGAAGAACTCAAAGCCAATCACAACGATATCTCTGAAAAGATGCGTTTTCAGTTAGCCATTGAGGCATTCAGGACAACGGGACGTTACGACGGCATTATTGCCAACTACTTCGCTAGCCTGGATAATTAAAAAGGGATAAATCTGCACACCCGCATTATCAAGAAAGATCGCCTCCAGACATTCTCCTTACACGGATATTTTTGTTTGCTTTCAGAGAAAAAAATGAACCGCACAAATCCCTACATGACATTCTTTGCGTCCAGATAATGCAATAATAGCTTCCTTGATTCCAGTATCAGGTATAGCGTGCCGGATACGAAGAGTATTATCACCCAGTCAAAAAAACCGAGGGGATTGGTTTTAAAAGCGATATGCAATGGCGTATACAGCACGGCTAATTGCATTACCACCGAGATTATTACCGAGCTTACTACATATTTGTTCGTCCTAATATTCAGGGTAAAATTTTTTGCCCTGTATGTTAACACGTTGAATAATTGGAACATGACGAGGGTCGTAAATGCAACTGACTTTGCCTTAAGGGTTTCAACCCCATAACTATAAAACATAAAAAGCGTCCCCGTCCCCATAACCAGGCCAACTATTAAAATGTTTTGGATAACATCTTTCGATATAATCCCTTCTTTTACATTTCTCGGCGGTTTTTTCATAATGTCTTTGTCAAAAGGGTCCAACCCAAGCGCTAATCCCGGAAGGCCATCTGTCAGTAAGTTTACCCAAAGTATTTGAATAGCGATCAAGGGAAGAGGCCATCCGATGAGTATTGCGAGAAAAACAACAAGTATTTCTCCAAAATTCGAAGAAAGGGTATACTGAACAAACTGCTTAATGGTGTTATAAATACCCCTCCCCTCTTCCACTGCATTTACGATTGATGCAAAATTATCGTCGGTCAGCACCATATCAGAGGCTTCCTTGGCAACGTCTGTTCCTGTAATACCCATTGAAATGCCAATATCAGACTTTTTTAAAGCAGGGGCATCATTTACCCCATCACCCGTCATCGCGACAACATATCCCTTCTTTTTCAAGGCATGTAATATTTTTACTTTGTGTTCAGGACTCACCCTTGCATAAATGACAACATTTTCCACTATTTCACCGAACACATCATCATGTAATCTATCTAATTCCTCTCCGGTTAACGCCTTATCACCTTCTTTATACAAACCCAATTCCTTCGCTATTGCAATGGCAGTTAATTTGTGATCTCCGGTAATTACAATTGCTCTGATGCCCGCGGTCTTGCATTTTTCAATAGCTTCTTTCACTTCCTCTCTCGGTGGATCAATCATAGCCTGCAAACCGACAAAAATTAAATCCTTTTCAACATCCTCAAGAGAAGAATCATATTCTGCAGCTAATGGCTTGTACGCGAACCCTAGAACTCGCAAGGCCTTATTAGCCATATCCTGATTAACATTCAGTATCTCTTTCTTTTCCTCCTCAGTTACATTTTTTACCTGGCCGTTCAGGGAAATATATTTACACTTATCCAGGATTACATCCGGCGCTCCTTTCACATAAGCGGCGTTCTCTTTATTGATCCTATGAATAGTTGTCATGCATTTTCTTTTTGAATCAAAAGGAATCTCCAGAATCCTTGGAAAATGTTTTTCCATCTCAGCCTTCTGAA
The DNA window shown above is from Candidatus Brocadiaceae bacterium and carries:
- a CDS encoding HDOD domain-containing protein, which gives rise to MNLNGDKLNKYFTLPKQAIENALGKDVKELPTFPIILVKLLKLTSNESSSIKDLEKIVETDPAIAVKVLKIVNSAAFGPKQKINRLRDAIIYLGFSFIRKLAMEVTIFEQMIQYNQPSHFNRLFFWRHCLSVACISKTLAEALGYPDPEEVYVAGLLHDIGKIILDTYGQTTYSDFLVNYKNSNGLLIDEEKRLVGVSHDDIGAYFCHLWSLPYMVTLAVKFHHCRFEHLSLSNNDALIVSIISLCDFITWTQGIGSFEAQRQPILTQEIDKIINIETIDFHSLLTKMDHDIESIARFYNFTFPSSYEFRENLLRTTLHLNKINTEYYHLQKELKEKVESMAHIKKSLTSPHQSLDTKKIITKTLEAIKMDFSFDRLYILHIDTNSRVLKIKNVLDTTNTGKPLSSFQISLSSLTGGIIDCFRNNKPYLISGATIDELKILQGLQVKEIGIIPITNDNQVIGLIGVDNIVSENAIHPYDLSFLTAVASELGRALENAKIFETFREKATLDSLTQILNREAIENTLKKSFHKAKAEGIPLSVGLVDIDFFKIFNDTFGHLIGDDVLKLVAETMKKASRPNDSVGRYGGEEFIFILNDTSYKDAFIYGERLRRKIENMGKLFQKRFKNCSLTVSIGISPYDKSMKTQKDLIAKADKALYRAKELGKNIVFGISAQE
- a CDS encoding UPF0175 family protein, with the translated sequence MKTKSIRVPKDMIDAIELVEKEEKIEESTAMRKLIRIGFETYIGNLYKQGKITLREASRLLNLSQIETINLFLDAGIKGNLDASDVLVSLNRFVPK
- a CDS encoding hydantoinase B/oxoprolinase family protein; this translates as MNPPNISSSIKKIPYVRFSIDRGGTFTDIYAEIPEKNYYTVVKLLSEDPQNYDDAPREGIRRILEDISGHPVSNDDLNVENISWIRMGTTIATNALLERKGERVALVITRGFRDILEIGDQSRPNIFDLKIRKPDLLYETVVEIEERIRPAGKFSVKKHIVQGNTGDSFEVVTKPDPEQIKKQLFKIKKLGIQSIAIVCIHSYSYPEHELLVGRIAKEMGFPHISLSSQVMPMVKMVSRGQTTVVDAYLTPHIRKYLNSFRSGFSGHLQNTQLLFMQSNGGLSPADQFKGSNAILSGPAGGVVGYAMTTYKKELKQPVIGFDMGGTSTDVSRYAGEYELAHETETAGISIQAPQLRIHTVAAGGGSRLLFRNGMFLVGPESAGADPGPVCYRKNGYLTITDASLLLGRLQPDYFPKIFGKNEDLPLDSKATRQAFEILTKEINRYYKSVMKEPMTSEQAAQGFIDVANANMARAIQEISVMRGYDLQEHILATFGGAGGQHACAIARKLGITQIFIHRFSGILSAYGIGLADVVVERQSPLNVLFSTKNFALFQKKLNELSASATKQLHSQGFQDDDIDIQRFLNMRYQGTDTSFMVLEPADKNFIKAFRDIHRREFNFDLPSQKIVVDDLRVRATGKSQKPRCRPIPKQIQKAQPEEYIRCYFEDGWTQTPIYLLETLKAGCELKGPAIISNATSTILIDPGSLVKITAYGDIEITVARVTKREIGTTINPIQLSIFSNLFMSIAEQMGRALQRTSISTNIKERLDFSCAIFDRHGNLVANAPHIPVHLGSMSKAVKEQIRRKGQSFKKGDVLVTNHPGAGGTHLPDITVITPVWIGNQVVFYTASRGHHAEIGSISPGSMPPFSKTLFEEGACIESFTLVENGIFQEKGIRQLLQESRNIENNLSDLKAQISANQKGIDLLQDMVDHYSLKVVQAYMGHIQENAESTVRKMLKELSQKKGLRAIDTIEASEYMDDHTPIVLRLTINRKTGSALFDFRDTGPQVSGNWNAPKAITYSAVLYALRCLIETDIPLNQGCLKPITIKLKEGSLLAPSRHAAVVGGNVLTSQRITDVILKAFGAAAASQGCMNNFSFGNDHIAYYETIGGGAGAGPGWHGQSGVQTHMTNTRITDPEILELRFPVMLREFSLRKNSGGTGAYRGGNGLIREIEAMEPLNMAILSERRVFSPYGLEGGKAGSRGQNLLIRKNGQIIDLGGKNELHVNPGDRFRIITPGGGGFGKKA
- the ilvN gene encoding acetolactate synthase small subunit; translated protein: MRHVISLLVENKVGVLAHITGLISGRGFNIDSLAVGETDSPTLSRMTIVVRGDDAILEQVRKQIGKIIDVIKVVDFSDEAFVERDLMLIKVHCPIGKRGEIIEIVDIFRGKIVDVGLKDLVIEIAATDDKLNAMMNLLRPYGIKELVRTGSVAIARGVK
- a CDS encoding RnfABCDGE type electron transport complex subunit A; translated protein: MIKEIAVIIVSVVFVNNFVLSKFLGLCPFLGVSQKTSSAVGMGAAVTFVMTLSSAITWVVYNFVLLPGDANLVALVFPSVRETGLIEVLKTISYILVIATLVQLVEMMLRKMAPSLYESLGIFLPLITTNCAVLGVALLNTTDSPEHLSFFKAVVQGFGAGIGFTVAMLLMSGIRERLAVVNVPESLRGIPIAFICTGLMALAFFGFSGMVQ
- a CDS encoding electron transport complex subunit E, encoding MEKQGNVREFKKGIFEYNPLFVLILGLCPSLAVTTSLKNGLAMGVAATFVLTCSNCIVSISRSLIPREIRIPCFIVVIAAFVTIVELLMKAYLPPDLNASLGIFIPLIVVNCIILYRAESFAYKNTVGKSLLDAAGMGLGWTLALCLVSGIREALGAGTLFGLKVAASYNPASIMIMAPGAFIVLGLLLGFFNWRKLRKREKSMKACMRND
- a CDS encoding glutaredoxin family protein, producing MATHKFKVFCTPFCPKCNQLLTYLNKQNADYVSFDIDKDDDARKEAIKFVGNDDVDSLDKLPIVVVDGEKVLYGFDQAEIDKYLA